In Verrucomicrobiota bacterium, the sequence TTAGCCATGATTTTCAGCCGAGGGATTTTGCCGAAAAACGATCTGGCTAAAACACAACCACCGGAAGCTGCTGCTATGTTTACTTGGCAGGTTAGGTTTGACCTTTTCCGCGCTGTACTTCATAAATCACCCCCATGAATCATCAGACCACAACTTATTGGCAACGCAGCGCGCTTTGCGCGGCGTTATTCTCCTTCACTGGCGCGCTCGTGGCGCAGGACCTCCAACCCATGAGCCTCCCACCGGCGCAATTCACAGGCGGCAAACCGTTCATGCAAGTGTTGCAGGAACGCAAATCCACCCGCGAGTTCACCGCCGAGGCGCTGGAGTCCCAAACGCTGGCCAATCTGTTGTGGGCCGCTTATGGCACCAACCGCCCGGATGGGCATCGCACCGTGCCCTCCGCCATGAATTCCCAGGAGATGGACCTCTACGTGTTTACCGCCACCGGTGTTTACCTGTACGATTCCAAGCTCAACCAACTTACCCCGGTGAAGGCGGGGGATCTGCGTCCGAAATTGAGCGGCCAAGCCTATGTCAAACAGGCGCCGGTCAGTTTGTTATACGTCGCGGATCTGGCGCGTTTGGTCAAGGCCAAGCCGGAAGAGAAGGATTTCTATGCCGCAGTGGATACCGGGTACGTCAGCCAGAACGTGTATTTGTTTTGCGCAAGTGAAGGGTTGGGAACCGTGGTGTATTCCGTGTCGGGCACCCGCGCCGAACTGATCAACCTGCTGGGATTGCGCCCGGAGCAAAAGCCCATCCTGGCACAGTCCATCGGCAAGCCGAAGGCGAAATAGCGCTGCCTCAAAGGCGGCCAGATATGCGCAATGTCAATAATAACGTGTGGCTTTGGGTGGCTGGACTAGGCCTGTTTTTCGTTCTTTGCACGGGGGCGGCCAACCTACCGGCCATGATGCCGTCTCCTGCCGTGACCAACGTCAGTCAGGAACTTCGCCTGCGCAGCTTTCTGCCCGGTCCATCCGTGTGTCGTGCCGGGCAGCCAATACCGATTCATGCGGTGATTGAGAATTCCGGGGATGCCACCGCCAACCTTGATATCCAGTTGGGGTTGCCGCAATTCGTCAGGCTCGTTAAAAGCAATCTCGGTGCGTCGGTGTCTCTTCAGGGCGGCGAGGAAAAAACACTGACTTGGGAAGTCGAGGCCAAGGAAGCCATATCCTCTCAGTTGGCGTTGCGCATCAATCAGCACGGCAAACCGTTGACCAACGCGTCTTTGCCAATCCTGTTTCTGGCCCCCGTGGCCATCAGTAAGTCACCCTATATTCCCGAGCCGGTCCCGGCACCCACGCAAATCCTGGTGGGCGCGCATCACTGCCCCTTGTGGGAGGCGGACAAATTCAACCTCTGGGACAATGTACTCAAGCATGCCGAGCGCACGCCCGCGCTGGGATTCTATGCGCAGGAAAGCCCGGAAATCTCGGATTGGGAAACCAAATGGGCGGTGGAGCATGGCATCTCCTTCTTCGTCTATTGCTGGTATCGCGCCAGTCAGGGCGGGCCGGTTACCATGCGTTACGGCAGCGCCATCCATGACGGGCTCTTCAAATCCAGGTTTCAGAGCAAGATGAAGTTCACCATCATGTGGGAAAATCAAAATCGCGGCGTGGCGGGGGTGGCGAACGAGCCGGACTTGATGAATAACCTGCTGCCCTTCTGGCTGGAAAACTATTTCAAACACCCGAGCTATTTGAAAGTGGACAACAAACCGTTGCTGTTCATTTATCGTCCGGAATTTCTCGTCAAGGACCTGGGCGGGGTAGCGCAAGTGCGATCCGCATTGGACAAGATGCGGCAGACCTGCAAAGCGGCGGGGTTCGACGGCCTGTACCTCTTGGGCGAGTACCGGGGCACCAATCCAGTGCCGCTGCAATTGATGAAGCAACTGGGGCTGGATTATTCGTTTGCGTATTGCTGGTATGTGCCGAACAGCCCTTCGCCGGCACAAGCCATCGAGACGCAGATGCAATACCTCCGGAAAACGCAGGACCTGGGTATTCTGCCGCAAGTGCCGACCATTTCACAGGCTTGGAGCGGCTGGCGCGATGAGGGCAGCATCTGGAAAATTCCGCCCGCCGATTTTGCGACGCTCGCGCAGCAGGCCAAAAACTTTATCACCACTCTACCAACCAACCAACTGGGCAGCCGGATGCTGCTGCTGGATAATTGGAATGAGTGGGGGGAAGGGCATTACCTGGCACCGTATCGCGAGTATGGCTTTGGGTATCTGGACGCGGTGCGCCAAGTCTTTGCTTCCGCCAATCCGTCGCACACCGATCTGCTGCCGGAAGACATTGGCATGGGACCCTACGATACCGCGTTCCGAACCCATCAAGCCACGGAAGACAACCTTCGCCGGTTGCTCTTCAAAAAAGTGCGTAAAGCCGGTGCCACGGAAGACGGCTTGGTGGGCTGGTGGGCGTTTGACGAGGAAACCAACGCGCCGGTAACCCTCGATTATTCGGGCAACCGCATTGGGGCAACGCTTCACGGGTGTGATCGCGCGGCGGGCATTGATGGCCGGGCGCTGGTTTGCAATGGCGGGTGGGTGTTGGTGGGGAACCACACGTCCCTCTCGTTGACCTCCACCTTGACCTTGGAATGCTGGGTGAAAACCGAGGTGGCTGGACAGGACAATAAATGGTTCATCAACCGGGTTTATGGCGGTGGCGCCGCTTCGGGTTATCGCCTGGGCATCCTGCAAGGCAAACCGTGTTTTGAAGTGCCGCTGACGAATTTCAGCCATCACCTGACGGCATCCATCCCGCTGCCCACCGGCCGCTGGGTACATCTGGTTGGCACGTTTGATGGCCAAACCATGCGCCTCTACGTGGACGGCCAGGAACGTGGCGCCATGGCTAGACCGGGACCGATGAAACCCAATGCGTTTCCGATCTGTATGGGGAACTACGCCGAAAATCACTCAGCCCATTTTACCGGGCTTTTGGACGAAGTTAAACTGTACTGTCGCGCCTTAAGCCCGGAAGAAATCCAGACGCACTACCGGGCTCTAGCGGATAAAGCCGGGCCGTGATCCAGAAGCAAAATTTTCGCATTCCTTCGCATGATTAACGGGCAAAATCCTCATCTTCCGGCTCTCAATCTTTTTGCTCATAAATTTTTCTGCCATGATTTTGGATGTTTTTCTGCAAAAGTTTCCCGTCCCGGTTACGGTCTTCGGTTTTCCGCACTTGTGCCAAAAAATCTTTGCCAAACAGTTTTACCACAATTTCAAAACTACACCATTACCCTCGGCGTAGCCGACGACGTCAGTCGGCGCAAACAAAACAACCGCAGATCAGTTCATGATGCTGTTGTGCCACCCAGAAACCGTTCGTTGCGCTTGGGGTCGGTGTGGAGTATTGTTGAATGGGTAGCCTTGGTGTCGAAACGTAATGAATGCCAGTCCAAATAGCCCGTCCGCAATAGCCGCCTCGGTTGCTTTCACGGCTAAAGCGCCGGTGGTGAACTCGGCGGTTTTGCGCGATGCCGCCAATGGCAACCCGGACGAAATGCGTGCGTTGGCGGAAATCTATCTGGCCCAAGCTGATGAAAGCATGGCCAAACTGGCCGTTACCGTGCAGGCTGGAACCGCCAGGGATGTCTGCCGCCTGGCTCATCGCCTGGCCGGCGGCAGCGCGAGCTTTGGCATGATCGGCATCATTGCGCCCTTGCGCGCCCTGGAGCAGTTGGGCAAGCAAGGTCAATTGGAAGGCGCGCAAACGTTATTGGCCCAGGCCAGCCAGCAACTGGAAGCCATCCGGCATTGGCTTCACGAACACGCCATGCATTCGAACAACCACCACCTCACCACCCATCCATGAACGAAAATAACATTCGCGTTTTATTTATTGATGATGATCCCAGTTTGTGCCGGCTCATGAAAGCCTACCTGGGCGCGGATGTCCGTCAGCGTTTTGAATTGGCTTGCGTCGGAAGCCTGGCAGATGGAATGAAATGGCTGGGCGAACACGAAGTGGATGTGGTGCTGCTGGACCTTGGTCTGCCGGATAGTTCCGAGGAGAAGACTTTTCTGGAACTGCGGATGGCCTTCCCGGCCTTGCCGGTGGTGGTGTTCACCGGTCTGGACGATGCCGATCTGGGCGCGCAGTTGGTGCAGTCGGGCGCGCAGGATTTTCTGGTGAAGGGGCAAATCAATGGCCCGTTGGTGTGCCGCACGCTGCGCTATGCCATGGAGCGCAAACGATTGCTCAATGAGTTGCAGATGGCTTTGACGGAAGTGCAAACGCTCAGTGGCTTGCTCCCCATGTGCGCCAATTGCAAGCGCATCCGCGATGACAAGGGCTATTGGAACGAAGTGGAAAATTACATTCAGAAACGCTCCGGCTTTCGCTTCACCCACGGCCTGTGCCCAGAATGCGCTCCCAAGTTCTTTCCATTCACCGATGCTGATGCAAAACCCAAGGAGTGATCCCTTGCGATTTTGCGTCGCCGATGCCCGCCGGATTTTCCGGTAATAATCGTGTCATTCACCGGGATTCCGTGTTATATTCCCGGGCGATTTAATATGCGATCAGGACACCAAAGACGATTTACCGATGAACGCCCCGCTTACCGCGACGACCGGCGGCGGGAGCAACCGCGTTGGGATGAAGGCTACGCGCCGCCCTTGACGGAAGAGGAAAAACGCGCGCTCTGGCTGCCCATCGCTGCCAAAATCATCGGCAAATGCAGCCGGGATTTGCCGGCGGATGCCGCGTTGCGCGAGGCCTTTCGCGAATCCGAAGGCATCACCCGCACCGAATCGCGGGCGATCAGCCAGGCCGTCTTTGCCTATTTTCGCTGGCTCGGGTGGTTGCACCATGATTGGTCCATCCAACACCAGATCAGCCAGGCACAGGAATTGGAGGAAAAATTCCGCACCCAACCCAATGCGTTTTCCGCAACCGATTTGCGACGGGCGATTCCTGAATGGATTCAGGAGCAACTCTCCGTCACCCCGGGTTGGCTGCGGGCCTTGCAGCAACCTCCCACGCTCTGGTTGCGCTCGCGCAAAACCTCCAACAATTCCCTCCAACAACGCTCCTTTGACGCCAAGCCCGGTCCCCTGCCCCAATCCATTTCCTATTCGGGTTCCCTGGACCTGTTTCGCCTCCCGGAATTTCAAGCTGGTGAGTTCGAAGTCCAGGATCTCAGTTCCCAAGCCGTCAGCCTGATTTGCGCTCCCAAGTCCGGTGAAACCTGGTGGGACGTCTGCGCCGGTGAGGGTGGCAAAACACTGCACCTGGCGGAGTTAATGGGTAACAAGGGTCTGATCTGGGCGACCGACAAGGCGGAATGGCGGTTGCGCCGGTTGAAGATGCGCGCCAAACGGGCGCAGTGTTTCAATTATCGTTCGCGCGTATGGGATGGCAGCGCCAAGCTCCCGTTCGGGACCAAAATGGACGGCATCCTCGTGGATGCGCCGTGCAGCGGCGTGGGTACCTGGCAACGCAATCCCCATGCCCGTTGGACCACCACCGAGCTGGACGTTCGGGAACTGGCCGCCTTGCAGGGTAAAATCTTGAACCACGCGGTCGCCGCCCTGAAACCCGGCGGACGCCTGATCTACTCGGTCTGCACCCTGACGCGCGGTGAAACCACCGAGGTCGCCGCCGCTTTTTCCACGGCCCATCCGGAACTCAAACCGCTGCCGGTGATCAATCCGCTGAAACCCAAGATGCCACCAGCGGAAACCCTCTGGATATCACCGGCGGAAACCTCCAGCAATGGCATGTTTATCGCCGTGTGGGAGCGGACTGGCGGAGCGGAATCGCCAGCCATTGCTCCTTAGTGATTACTTCGCGGGTGAATCCGGGAGAAACACGGTCTTTCGATCACCCGCCGAAAACGAAATCAGCGTGCGCAGCGTTTCGGTGCCAGTGTTGGCCATGTTGTGTTTGACCCCGGCCGGAATGCGGATCGTCATCCCGGCTTTCAATTCGATGGTCCGCCCATCGTAGCTGTGCCGACCCTGACCGGAAATCACGTACAGCACCTCCTCGCAGTTGGGATGAAAATGCACCGGATTTTTGCAGCCCGGCAGAATCGTGGCCAGCCCCACCGTTTGTATCGCGCCGGGCGACAGTTTTTCATTGCACAACCATTGCAGCGTGCCCCAGGCACTACTCTCCACCGGAAGCTGCGCGGCATCCGTAACCTTGCCGACCCACTCGGCGGGAATCGGCGCAGCCTTCGCCGTCCCTTTGTCATCGCCCGCCACGCCTGTCAGCCATCCGCATACTCCCAGCACCAGGATTGTCATTTGTAATTGATTCATATAACTATTTTTGTTCATTGTTTATGGTTTAACCCGGGCCGCCTGCCGGGTCATACGCAATCCCTGTTGCAGCAACTGTTGCGCCCCGGCATCCGTGCCCGCCTCGGCGTAAATGCGCACAATCGGCTCCGTGCCGCTGCCGCGCAACATCAGCCACGAACCATTCCGAGCGAGGTATTTCACCCCATCGTAGGTTTTTACCTCCGCCACGGGCGACCGTAATAATTTTCCCGGCGGATTGGCCCGGCAAAACTCCATCAGCGTGGGACGCAATTCCAACGGGAACCGGATATCCACCCGTGCAAAGCGATGCGGGCCATAACGTTTTTCCAGTTCGGCGATGATTTTCGGCAAGGATCGCCGTTCCATCGCCAGCAATTCGAGCAGCATCAATCCCGCCAAAATGCCGTCCCGCTCGGGAATATGCCCGGCAAACCCGATGCCGCCACTCTCCTCGCCCCCCAGCAAGACGTCGCCTTTGAGCATCTCCGCACAGGTAAACTTGAAGCCCACCCCCACCTCCACCAGCGGCAGCCCATACTCGGCGCACATTCGGTCCATCATCGTCGTCGTGGAGAGGGCCTTGATTACCCGGCCCTGGCCGTGGCGGTTCTTGATGGAGTGGTACAGCAGCAGGCAGATAAGCTGATGCGTGGACACATAATTCCCGCGCCCATCCATGCCGCCCACGCGATCTGCATCGCCATCCGTTACCAGACAGACATCATGCGGATGATGGCGCAACCACGCCTGGCTGGGACGATAATTAATTTCCACCGGCTCCGGGTTGATGCCGCCAAACAGCGTGTCATGCCGGCCATTCAACGTCGTAACCCGGCACGTGGTGCCAGCCAGCAAGTCATCGAAACAACCCGCTCCCACCCCGAACAACGCATCGTGCGCAAACCGCAAATGGGATCGGCTGATCAGTTTGAAGTCCACCAGGCGTTTGATCGCGGCATAATGGGGCGGGCGCAATTCCCGGATAAGAATGCGCTTCTCCCGCACTGCGGCCTCATAATCCATCAAGCGCACCGGGGATTTATCGAGATAACTTTCAACTGCCTGACAGGCATTCGGCAGCGCGGGACCACCATAATGCGCCTTCAATTTGAACCCGTTGAAACGCGCCGGATTATGGCTGGCAGTAATCATCACCCCGCCAACGGCCTGGTGCTGTTTGACCGCTAGTGACACTGCGGGTGTGGCCGTGGGCACCGGCGTCAATAGGACTTTGAGGTCATTGGCCGCCATCACCTGCGCCACGCATTGCGCAAATTGATCGGAAAAAAAACGCCGGTCATAGCCCACGACCACGGTGGGCATGGTTCCCGCTGCCGGATTGGCTTTCCAGCAATCGGCAGTGGCCTGCGTCACCCGCGCCACATTGGCAAACGTAAAATCCTCCGCAATGACCGCCCGCCAACCATCCGTGCCAAATTGTATCCGGGACATACGCTGTCACGCACCTTAGGCCATCAGCAAGTCACAGGTACACAGCTCTTTTTTGGCTACTTGCTTTTCCGCCAAGTGGCGCATTTTTCTCACGGCGGCGCCCATGTTCGGTTTGCCGAACAGGAAGGTACCGCTGACAAACGTGTCTGCCCCGGCCTTGGCGCATTCTTTGGCCGTATCGAAATTAATGCCGCCATCCACTTGAATACGATAATTGAGTCCACGTTCCTTCCGCCAGGCGGAGGCTTGCTGAATTTTAGGCAGGGTTTCCTCAATGAATGGTTGGCCGCCAAACCCTGGATTGACCGTCATGACCAGCAGCAAGTCCAGGCGGTTCAAGTGCGGTTGTGCCAGCGTCATGGCCGTGGGCGGATTGATCGCCAACCCGGCTTTGACACCCAGACTGCGGATTTTCCACAACAAACTCGCCACCTGCTCCTCGCCCAGCTCGGCATGGACCGTCATTTGGTCCGCACCCGCCTTGGCAAACGCTTCCAGCAAAATTTCCGGCACCGAGCACATCAAATGCACATCCATGAACATCTTCGTGAGCGGACGCAGCGTCTTGACCACCTGCGGTCCAAACGAGATGTTGGGGACAAAATGACCATCCATAATGTCCAAATGAAGCCACTCCGCCCCGGCACGTTCAGCCCGGGCGACATCCGATGCGAACTTGCCGAAATTGGCAGCCAGCAATGACGGCGCGATAATCATGGCCGCTATGTGTAGAGTAAATTCCCGCCGGTGGGAAACACTTTTTACGAGTTTCACCGCCGCCCCGGCATTTCCCCCCCCCCTGGCCACCAAACAATTCGCCCGTCCAGATTCCCAAGGAACCATGAACGGGCGAAACGAATTATAACTTTTGTGCTAATTGTTAGCGCTGAATGCGGGCGGAACCGCCTTTGGACAGCGCCTTGACTTGATCCACCGTAGCCATGGTGGTGTCACCCGGATATGTGGTGAGCAATGCACCATGTGCCCAACCCAAACTAACCGCTTCTTCCGGTGACGCCCCAGTGAGCAGACCATAGAAAAACCCGGCGGCGTATCCATCCCCACCACCGACGCGATCCACCACGTCCAATTCGCAGGTCGGAGACGTGTACGTCGTGCCGTCCACCCAAGCCACCGCGCCCCAGCTATGCCGGTTGGTGGAATGCACTTCGCGCAGCGTCGTTGCCACAATCTTGATCTGCGGATGCTTCTTCGTAACGTTCCCCATCATGCTGATGAAGGCGCTGGAATCCAATTTGGACTTGGCCGCCACTTCCGGACCAGGGATGCCTAGGCCGAGTTGCAGGTCTTCCTCGTTCCCCACGAGCACGTCCACATTTTTCACGATGCGATCCAGCACCGCGACCGCACGGTCATGGCCGCCCAAAATATTCCACAACTTGGCGCGATAATTCAGGTCAAAGGACACGATGGCTCCGGCGGCCTTCGCCGCTTGCATGCCTTCAATGATCAACTCGGCGGTCGTCGGGGACAGCGCGGCAAAAATACCACCGCTGTGGAACCAACGCACTCCGTCGGCAAAGATGGACTTCCAATCAATATCGCCGGGCTTCAATTGTGCCGCCGCCTCATTGCAGCGGTTGTAAAACACCACTGGCGCGCGTACGCCCTGCCCGCGGTCGCTAAACACCGTGGCCATGTTCGGCCCATGCACGCCGTCGTGCTTGAAGTGTTTGTAAAAGGGTTTCACGCCCATGGCGCGAACCCGCTCGGCAATCAAATCACCAATCGGGTAATCCACCATCGCCGAGGCAATTCCGGTGCGCAACCGGAAACAGTCGGAAAGATTGGCCGCGACGTTAAACTCACCGCCGCTGACATGGATCTGGCATTCCGTGGCCTTGCGGAACGGAATAATGCCTGGATCAAGACGGTGAACCAAGGCGCCGAGGGATAAAAAATCCAGCGCGCCATCCTGACGAATATTTAAACCA encodes:
- a CDS encoding SagB/ThcOx family dehydrogenase is translated as MNHQTTTYWQRSALCAALFSFTGALVAQDLQPMSLPPAQFTGGKPFMQVLQERKSTREFTAEALESQTLANLLWAAYGTNRPDGHRTVPSAMNSQEMDLYVFTATGVYLYDSKLNQLTPVKAGDLRPKLSGQAYVKQAPVSLLYVADLARLVKAKPEEKDFYAAVDTGYVSQNVYLFCASEGLGTVVYSVSGTRAELINLLGLRPEQKPILAQSIGKPKAK
- a CDS encoding LamG-like jellyroll fold domain-containing protein, translated to MMPSPAVTNVSQELRLRSFLPGPSVCRAGQPIPIHAVIENSGDATANLDIQLGLPQFVRLVKSNLGASVSLQGGEEKTLTWEVEAKEAISSQLALRINQHGKPLTNASLPILFLAPVAISKSPYIPEPVPAPTQILVGAHHCPLWEADKFNLWDNVLKHAERTPALGFYAQESPEISDWETKWAVEHGISFFVYCWYRASQGGPVTMRYGSAIHDGLFKSRFQSKMKFTIMWENQNRGVAGVANEPDLMNNLLPFWLENYFKHPSYLKVDNKPLLFIYRPEFLVKDLGGVAQVRSALDKMRQTCKAAGFDGLYLLGEYRGTNPVPLQLMKQLGLDYSFAYCWYVPNSPSPAQAIETQMQYLRKTQDLGILPQVPTISQAWSGWRDEGSIWKIPPADFATLAQQAKNFITTLPTNQLGSRMLLLDNWNEWGEGHYLAPYREYGFGYLDAVRQVFASANPSHTDLLPEDIGMGPYDTAFRTHQATEDNLRRLLFKKVRKAGATEDGLVGWWAFDEETNAPVTLDYSGNRIGATLHGCDRAAGIDGRALVCNGGWVLVGNHTSLSLTSTLTLECWVKTEVAGQDNKWFINRVYGGGAASGYRLGILQGKPCFEVPLTNFSHHLTASIPLPTGRWVHLVGTFDGQTMRLYVDGQERGAMARPGPMKPNAFPICMGNYAENHSAHFTGLLDEVKLYCRALSPEEIQTHYRALADKAGP
- a CDS encoding Hpt domain-containing protein, whose protein sequence is MNASPNSPSAIAASVAFTAKAPVVNSAVLRDAANGNPDEMRALAEIYLAQADESMAKLAVTVQAGTARDVCRLAHRLAGGSASFGMIGIIAPLRALEQLGKQGQLEGAQTLLAQASQQLEAIRHWLHEHAMHSNNHHLTTHP
- a CDS encoding response regulator produces the protein MNENNIRVLFIDDDPSLCRLMKAYLGADVRQRFELACVGSLADGMKWLGEHEVDVVLLDLGLPDSSEEKTFLELRMAFPALPVVVFTGLDDADLGAQLVQSGAQDFLVKGQINGPLVCRTLRYAMERKRLLNELQMALTEVQTLSGLLPMCANCKRIRDDKGYWNEVENYIQKRSGFRFTHGLCPECAPKFFPFTDADAKPKE
- a CDS encoding RsmB/NOP family class I SAM-dependent RNA methyltransferase, with the protein product MRSGHQRRFTDERPAYRDDRRREQPRWDEGYAPPLTEEEKRALWLPIAAKIIGKCSRDLPADAALREAFRESEGITRTESRAISQAVFAYFRWLGWLHHDWSIQHQISQAQELEEKFRTQPNAFSATDLRRAIPEWIQEQLSVTPGWLRALQQPPTLWLRSRKTSNNSLQQRSFDAKPGPLPQSISYSGSLDLFRLPEFQAGEFEVQDLSSQAVSLICAPKSGETWWDVCAGEGGKTLHLAELMGNKGLIWATDKAEWRLRRLKMRAKRAQCFNYRSRVWDGSAKLPFGTKMDGILVDAPCSGVGTWQRNPHARWTTTELDVRELAALQGKILNHAVAALKPGGRLIYSVCTLTRGETTEVAAAFSTAHPELKPLPVINPLKPKMPPAETLWISPAETSSNGMFIAVWERTGGAESPAIAP
- a CDS encoding cupin domain-containing protein, which encodes MNQLQMTILVLGVCGWLTGVAGDDKGTAKAAPIPAEWVGKVTDAAQLPVESSAWGTLQWLCNEKLSPGAIQTVGLATILPGCKNPVHFHPNCEEVLYVISGQGRHSYDGRTIELKAGMTIRIPAGVKHNMANTGTETLRTLISFSAGDRKTVFLPDSPAK
- a CDS encoding phosphoglucomutase/phosphomannomutase family protein, whose translation is MSRIQFGTDGWRAVIAEDFTFANVARVTQATADCWKANPAAGTMPTVVVGYDRRFFSDQFAQCVAQVMAANDLKVLLTPVPTATPAVSLAVKQHQAVGGVMITASHNPARFNGFKLKAHYGGPALPNACQAVESYLDKSPVRLMDYEAAVREKRILIRELRPPHYAAIKRLVDFKLISRSHLRFAHDALFGVGAGCFDDLLAGTTCRVTTLNGRHDTLFGGINPEPVEINYRPSQAWLRHHPHDVCLVTDGDADRVGGMDGRGNYVSTHQLICLLLYHSIKNRHGQGRVIKALSTTTMMDRMCAEYGLPLVEVGVGFKFTCAEMLKGDVLLGGEESGGIGFAGHIPERDGILAGLMLLELLAMERRSLPKIIAELEKRYGPHRFARVDIRFPLELRPTLMEFCRANPPGKLLRSPVAEVKTYDGVKYLARNGSWLMLRGSGTEPIVRIYAEAGTDAGAQQLLQQGLRMTRQAARVKP
- the rpe gene encoding ribulose-phosphate 3-epimerase — protein: MKLVKSVSHRREFTLHIAAMIIAPSLLAANFGKFASDVARAERAGAEWLHLDIMDGHFVPNISFGPQVVKTLRPLTKMFMDVHLMCSVPEILLEAFAKAGADQMTVHAELGEEQVASLLWKIRSLGVKAGLAINPPTAMTLAQPHLNRLDLLLVMTVNPGFGGQPFIEETLPKIQQASAWRKERGLNYRIQVDGGINFDTAKECAKAGADTFVSGTFLFGKPNMGAAVRKMRHLAEKQVAKKELCTCDLLMA
- a CDS encoding sugar kinase encodes the protein MKYGLNIRQDGALDFLSLGALVHRLDPGIIPFRKATECQIHVSGGEFNVAANLSDCFRLRTGIASAMVDYPIGDLIAERVRAMGVKPFYKHFKHDGVHGPNMATVFSDRGQGVRAPVVFYNRCNEAAAQLKPGDIDWKSIFADGVRWFHSGGIFAALSPTTAELIIEGMQAAKAAGAIVSFDLNYRAKLWNILGGHDRAVAVLDRIVKNVDVLVGNEEDLQLGLGIPGPEVAAKSKLDSSAFISMMGNVTKKHPQIKIVATTLREVHSTNRHSWGAVAWVDGTTYTSPTCELDVVDRVGGGDGYAAGFFYGLLTGASPEEAVSLGWAHGALLTTYPGDTTMATVDQVKALSKGGSARIQR